GAGGTGTCCAAAGTGGAGGAACGTCTTCGTTTCATTGCCCGCCTGCTGGATGGCGAGGGCATGAGTGGTGTTTGCCGTGAGTTCGGCATTTCCCGCAAGACCGGTTACAAGATCTGGAATCGTTATCGGCGGGACGGGATGGAGGCGCTTTGCGACCGGTCACGCCGTCCGGTTCGATACGCCAACCAGCTTCCGGAGCAGGTCGAGCGCCTGATTGTCTCGACACGGAAGGACAAGCCCCACTGGGGTGCGCGCAAGATCCGGGAGATCCTCGTGCGCAAGCTGGCTGGCGATGTGCGCATTCCGGCACAAAGCACGGTGCATGCGGTTCTGGACCGGCACGGTCTTGTCAGCAGAGCCCGCAAGAGGCGGCGCGCCAACAAGGCCGAAGGCACACTTCTTTCAGCCGGTGTTGGCCCCAACGATCTGTGGGCCGCAGATTTCAAGGGTGAGTTCAAGCTGGGCAACCGGAACTACTGTTACCCTTTGACCGTCACCGACCACGCGTCCCGCTATCTGCTGAGCTGTGAGGCCTTTGACTCCACAAAGGAAAAGCCGGTCATCGGGGCCTTCCTAGCCCTGTTCAAAGAGCGCGGACTGCCACCTGCAATTCGCACGGACAATGGCTTGCCGTTCGCTTCGCCAAACGGTCTCTACAATCTTTCAAAGCTGTCGGTGTGGTGGTTGCGTTTGGGGATCGGCATCGAGCGCATCAAGCCTGGCCACCCCCAGCAGAACGGCCGCCACGAGCGCATGCATCTGACCCTGAAGAAGGAAGCCACCCGGCCTCCGGGGATGAACAGCCTGCAGCAACAGGCCAAATTCGACGCTTTCGTCAAGGAATTCAATGAGGAGCGGCCTCACGAAGCGCTCGTAATGAAGACCCCGGGTGAGGTCTACACGCCCTCAGCGAGGCCATATCAAGGCCTGCCGGAGCTGGACTATCCCTTTCACGACAAGGATGCACTGGTCACGGCTTGTGGGCGGATCTGCATGCATCGCAAGAAGATCAACGTCTCGACCGTACTTGCCGGTCACAAGCTCGGAATAAAGGAGGTGGAGGATGGAATTTGGCTGATCAGCTTCATGAGCTATGATCTGGGATACATCGACCTGGAGCAGAAAACATTACAGACAATCGACAACCCGTTCGGCACGAGGTTGTAACCCATGTCTCCGGTACAAACTGTTACCTATGTCTTCGGGCTGGACAAAAAATAAAGTGGCGGTGAGGGTGGGATTCGAACCCACGGTACGCTCTCACGCACGGCGGTTTTCAAGACCGCTGCCTTAAACCACTCGGCCACCTCACCATTGCAGCCCTGGCGCGGTTACGCAGGCTGCGTGGGTCACCGTTTCGTTTGTCTTGAGCGGAAAGTCAAGAGCCGGTCTTTCGGCGGGCAGGGAATTGGGAAAAATCGTGTGGAATGCGGCAGCCGCCGCTGGCGGGGGCCTTTGGCATGTTCCGGTTCCGGGCGCTTTGGGTTGGGTAGGGCAGGGTGCGCTGCGGCACCGGAACATGACAAAGTGTGGGGCCGCCGGTCCGGTGTCGTGGGCAGGGTTTGAACCGGCGGCCAAAGCTGGAGGTGGGTTCCAGCATTGCCGTGACAGGGCGGTCACAAGCAATGAAGACACATTAGGCCGAACCGCCGGCAACCGATGTGACCTACATCACAACCTGATCATTTGACGATTTTTTGCGGACTGTCACTTGTCTGCAACAATTTCGGGATCGTACAAATTTCATGTATTTCAGTTACTTACCGCAACGGAACTCGACCCGGGAGCGTAAACGGCGTCAAAACCTGTGACTGTCCGGAAAAGGCGCGCCGGACAGCCTCGACGGGGCGTTTACTTTGCAGTAAGACACTTGCCATTAAACAGGCTGGATGTCTGGTATGCGCCGCGGGGGCAGTGCATCGACGGGGTAAAAGCCGGCAGACGGAAAAAGTAGCCTGGAACCGGCCTGTTTTAGGGCCGGGGTATCGCGTGAGCTACGGGGCCGCCAGCGCGTTTATGAGTAGGACGGCAGGATGCAAGGGATGGGCGTAGAAACTTGCCGGAAGGCAGGAACGTCTTCGGGGAAAAACAGCCGCGGATGTGAGCGAAGCGGCTGGAAGCAACTGCGCACGGTGGTCCTGACGGTCGCCGCTGTGTCGTTCGTGGCTGCTTGCAGCTCTGCGCCCGAAAAACCCAAGGCCAAATTCAGTCCAGAAAAATACGGCGTGAAAGCCAGCCCGCGCATGGTTGCCTCTGGCAAACCCGTGCCCAAGGGCGGCGGACGCTATGTCATCGGCAAGAAATACAAGATTGCCGGCAAGTGGTACTACCCGGAGCACGACCCGGACTACAGGAAGACGGGACTTGCCTCCTGGTACGGCCCGACATTCCACGGACGGAAGACGGCAAACGGTGAAATCTTTGACCGCAACGCCCTGACGGCCGCTCACACCACGATGCCGCTGCCTTCCTATGCGCGGGTGACGAACACCGCCAATGGACGATCGATGATCGTCCGCGTGAACGATCGCGGTCCCTTCCACGGCAATCGCATCATCGACCTGTCCGAACGTGTCGCAACGATGCTGGAAACGAAATCGGCGGGTGTGGGCAAGGTCAAGGTCGAGTATGTCGGCCGGGCGCCGCTTCACGGCGAGGATGAAGAATACCTGATGGCGTCCTATACGGGCCCGGGCTCGGTCACTCCAGGTGCATCACGTCCTGGCACTCTGATTGCCCAGGTGCCGGCTGAACTCATTTACGGCAAGGTTCCGGCTCCCGCCGCGCGGCCTTACCTTTCGGCGGCAACGCTCGCGTCCGCAAAAAAGCGCCAGTCGGGCGTCCAGGTCGCAGCGTTTGACCCGGCGATCGCCTTCGAGGCCGGAAACCCGGCCATCAAAGTCGCGTCCAACAACCGTTTCCAGCCGGCAACGGGGTCGCTTTCATCCAGCTACGCGCCCGCAAACAAGCCGGCGCACGTACCGTTCCCGGGTTCGGCTGACAGCTTCCTTTCCGGAAGCGCGATTTCGTCCTATATCGCGAACCAGCGCGTTTCCGGGGCTCACGCGGTCTTGTCCACAAGAGTTTCGCAAGGCCTTTCCATGCGACAGCTGGCTGCTAAACTCCCGTCGGGCAACTAGCAGAAACGGGACTTGATCGCTGTGCCCGTTGACTTACGAAAGGAAGCGGCAGGGTGACGGGTCTACCGGTTTCAGCTTGGTGCAGGCGACTGAAAACAAAAACCCTTTTCGCTGTCTTGTTGGCTGTGTCCGTTGCAACGCCCGGTCCGGCGTCAGCAGTTGAATCCATTGTCACAAAGGCGCCGAAGGCCTTTCTGCTCGAACCTGAGTCCGGCACCGTTCTTTATTCAAAAGCGCCTGATGAGCCGTTCACGCCGGGCTCGCTGGTCAAGGTCATGACCGCGGCAACCATCTTCAAGCTCCTGAAAGAAGGCGAGGCGCAGCCGGACCAGCTCTGCACGGTCAGTGAACATGCATGGCGAACAGGCGGTGCACCGTCACGCAAATCGACCATGTTTGCCGCCATCAAGTCGGACATCGCGATCGAGGACCTCCTGAAAGGATTGCTTGTCCACAACGCCAACGACGCGGCGATTGTGCTTGCGGAGTGCATCGACGGCTCCGAAGAGGCTTTCGCACAACGCATGACGGACCTGGCCGCGTCCCTCGGCATGACCGCGAGCACCTTTTCGAATGCGACCGGCTACGACGATGCGCCCAACAGCACGACGGTGCGCGACCAGGCGCGGCTTGCCGAATATATCGTCGAACAGCATCCGGACCTCTACGACCTGTTTTCCATTCCGGAATTCACCTGGAACAAGATCTACCAGCGGAACAAGAACCCGCTTCTGGGGGAAATCAGAAATCTCGACGGACTGGGCGGCGGCAATCACCCGGAGGACGGGTATTCCGGTCTTGCCTCGGTGGACCGCAACGGACGCCGCATCATTGCAGCCGTCGCCGGTCTCAATTCGGACAAGCACCGGCTGCAATCGCTCAACGAAGTGATCGGTGGTGCCTGGGAATTCTACGCGATCAAGACGATCTACCCGGCCGGTGAAAAGATCGCCGACGGGCGCGTTTTCGGCGGTGTTGAAGGCACGGTACCGCTCGTGGCGAAGGCTGATGTCAACGTCCTTCTCGCCCGGGGCGGAAGCCTCGACTACCGGCTGCGCGTCGTTTACGACGGACCGCTGCATGCTCCCGTGGACAAGGGCACACCTGCCGGCGAACTGCGCGTCATCGGCAAGGAAGGGGTCGTCTACAGGGCCCCGCTGGTCACCGGAGCAGACGTTCCTGAGGGAACGCTGATGAACAGGGCGATGGACGGTCTGCAGGAACTCCTGTTCGGCTGGATCGGATAAGTCCCCAACAGCATGACGGCGGACGAGATTCCCTGTTTGAAAGCGGCACGTTTGCCTTGTATCAGTTGGTGAGCAAGGTCACACGGTCATCAGACGGGCCGGCCTGAAGGAGACGGGAAAAGCTTGTCGGGACATTTCATTACTTTCGAAGGCGGAGAAGGGGCGGGCAAGTCGACACAGATCGCCCGCCTGAGGACGTTTCTGGAAAGGAGCGGCAAATCGGTCGTCGTCACGCGGGAGCCGGGCGGCTCGCCGGGTGCGGAAAAGATCCGGTCACTGTTGCTGTCAGGTGGAGCAAAAGATCAGGGACCGCGCGCCGAAGCCATGCTGTTCGCGGCAGCACGTGCGGATCATGTCGATGCGACGATCAAGCCTGCGCTGGAGCGCGGCGACTGGGTTCTGTGCGACAGGTACTCCGATTCCACGCGCGTTTATCAGGGCGAGGCGGGCGTTGAACAGGACTATCTGAAGCTTCTCGAACTGGCAGCCGTTGCGGGTTTGAGGCCGGACATGACGCTCTTGATCGATGTCCCGCCGCAGATCGGCCTGAGCCGCGTCGCAGAGCGATCCCAGGTCGACGACAGCGGCGGACCGGATCGTTTCGAGGATGAAGCCGTTGCCGTCCACGAACGACGCCGCAAGATGTTCCTGCAGCTGGCGCTTGATGAAGCCTACAGATTCACGATTATTGACGGATCTCGCGACGAAGATTTTGTCGAGCGAGAAGTCCGCAAGGCGGTTGTGACCACATTTCCGGAGGAATTCGACATCGACGCGGCCGACATGGCAACCGCGGACAGGCCATTCTGATGGCGCGCCGGAATGAACCCGTCGACGTCCCTGAAGTCGATGCACTGCCCGGGTACCCGTTGCCGAATGAACAGACCCGACTTGTCGGGCACAAGGCAACGGAAAAGGCGCTCCTGGACGCATACCGTTCGCAGCGCATCCATCATGCCTGGATCCTCGGCGGCGCCAAGGGCATCGGCAAGGCGACCCTGGCTTTCCGGTTTGCGAAATTCATCGTCGCCAATCCCGACCGGTTCGGACCGCAGGTGTCCGCCGCAGCCGATCTCTCGGTTCCCGCGGATCATCCGGTGCTGAGGCAGGTGGCGGCGGGCGGTCACCCGAACATCCTGCATCTGCGCAGGCCCTGGGACGAAAAGTCCAAACGGTTCAAAACCGACCTGCCGGTGGACGAGGTCCGCAGGACCGTCTCCTTTTTCGGAACAACGGCCTCGGCGAAAGCCTGGCGCATCTGCATCGTCGATGCTGCCGACGACATGAATGCGAGTTCTGCCAACGCCCTGTTGAAGATACTCGAGGAACCGCCGGAGCGGTGCCTCTTTCTGGTTCTCAGCCACGCGCCGGGACGCCTCCTGCCGACGATACGCTCCAGGTGCCGCCGGCTCGGCTTGGACGCGCTCACCCCATCCGAAATTTCGGAAGGCCTGCAGTTGCTTGGCGTGGATCCCCTGCCGGCGGCCAATGACCTCGATGAA
This region of uncultured Roseibium sp. genomic DNA includes:
- a CDS encoding IS481 family transposase, whose amino-acid sequence is MPWKEVSKVEERLRFIARLLDGEGMSGVCREFGISRKTGYKIWNRYRRDGMEALCDRSRRPVRYANQLPEQVERLIVSTRKDKPHWGARKIREILVRKLAGDVRIPAQSTVHAVLDRHGLVSRARKRRRANKAEGTLLSAGVGPNDLWAADFKGEFKLGNRNYCYPLTVTDHASRYLLSCEAFDSTKEKPVIGAFLALFKERGLPPAIRTDNGLPFASPNGLYNLSKLSVWWLRLGIGIERIKPGHPQQNGRHERMHLTLKKEATRPPGMNSLQQQAKFDAFVKEFNEERPHEALVMKTPGEVYTPSARPYQGLPELDYPFHDKDALVTACGRICMHRKKINVSTVLAGHKLGIKEVEDGIWLISFMSYDLGYIDLEQKTLQTIDNPFGTRL
- a CDS encoding D-alanyl-D-alanine carboxypeptidase family protein, with the translated sequence MSVATPGPASAVESIVTKAPKAFLLEPESGTVLYSKAPDEPFTPGSLVKVMTAATIFKLLKEGEAQPDQLCTVSEHAWRTGGAPSRKSTMFAAIKSDIAIEDLLKGLLVHNANDAAIVLAECIDGSEEAFAQRMTDLAASLGMTASTFSNATGYDDAPNSTTVRDQARLAEYIVEQHPDLYDLFSIPEFTWNKIYQRNKNPLLGEIRNLDGLGGGNHPEDGYSGLASVDRNGRRIIAAVAGLNSDKHRLQSLNEVIGGAWEFYAIKTIYPAGEKIADGRVFGGVEGTVPLVAKADVNVLLARGGSLDYRLRVVYDGPLHAPVDKGTPAGELRVIGKEGVVYRAPLVTGADVPEGTLMNRAMDGLQELLFGWIG
- the tmk gene encoding dTMP kinase; translation: MSGHFITFEGGEGAGKSTQIARLRTFLERSGKSVVVTREPGGSPGAEKIRSLLLSGGAKDQGPRAEAMLFAAARADHVDATIKPALERGDWVLCDRYSDSTRVYQGEAGVEQDYLKLLELAAVAGLRPDMTLLIDVPPQIGLSRVAERSQVDDSGGPDRFEDEAVAVHERRRKMFLQLALDEAYRFTIIDGSRDEDFVEREVRKAVVTTFPEEFDIDAADMATADRPF
- a CDS encoding DNA polymerase III subunit delta', which codes for MARRNEPVDVPEVDALPGYPLPNEQTRLVGHKATEKALLDAYRSQRIHHAWILGGAKGIGKATLAFRFAKFIVANPDRFGPQVSAAADLSVPADHPVLRQVAAGGHPNILHLRRPWDEKSKRFKTDLPVDEVRRTVSFFGTTASAKAWRICIVDAADDMNASSANALLKILEEPPERCLFLVLSHAPGRLLPTIRSRCRRLGLDALTPSEISEGLQLLGVDPLPAANDLDELAAAADGSLRAAISLLSGDGLAIAKGVRRLADNAAQLDLGAVHALADLVAARGQTDNWLNFQHVLERLCHERMSRDVKAGVRSAYRHVELWEKASRAIRDADALNLDRKQVVLDFFFALRAA
- a CDS encoding septal ring lytic transglycosylase RlpA family protein produces the protein MGVETCRKAGTSSGKNSRGCERSGWKQLRTVVLTVAAVSFVAACSSAPEKPKAKFSPEKYGVKASPRMVASGKPVPKGGGRYVIGKKYKIAGKWYYPEHDPDYRKTGLASWYGPTFHGRKTANGEIFDRNALTAAHTTMPLPSYARVTNTANGRSMIVRVNDRGPFHGNRIIDLSERVATMLETKSAGVGKVKVEYVGRAPLHGEDEEYLMASYTGPGSVTPGASRPGTLIAQVPAELIYGKVPAPAARPYLSAATLASAKKRQSGVQVAAFDPAIAFEAGNPAIKVASNNRFQPATGSLSSSYAPANKPAHVPFPGSADSFLSGSAISSYIANQRVSGAHAVLSTRVSQGLSMRQLAAKLPSGN